In Nymphalis io chromosome 11, ilAglIoxx1.1, whole genome shotgun sequence, one genomic interval encodes:
- the LOC126772042 gene encoding uncharacterized protein LOC126772042, producing the protein MADASEPESESDILKPVKEIPVVQDQGIFKHDTGDIYDGFFEAKKKDRSVKMHGPGVYTTAEGDAYSGTWEADRLGANDNVTINYSDGSKYVGQFKDWSYSGRGRYYYPDGSILGGEFAENAPTGHMTLIDPNGHIWLGKAEQGYGWFEPVNHFYDMLEKSKESKIKKQRKEIESGVRSTIETESNR; encoded by the exons atggctGACGCTTCAGAACCAGAATCAGAATCTGATATCCTGAAGCCAGTAAAGGAAATTCCTGTGGTGCAAGACCAGGGCATTTTTAAACACGACACCGGCGATATTTATGACGGTTTCTTTGAGGCTAAGAAAAAAGATAGAAGCGTGAAAATGCACG GACCGGGTGTTTATACAACAGCGGAGGGAGACGCTTACTCCGGTACATGGGAAGCAGACCGTCTCGGTGCCAACGATAATGTCACAATTAATTATAGTGACGGCTCAAAATACGTGGGCCAATTCAAAGACTGGTCATACAGCGGACGTGGGAGGTACTATTATCCTGATGGAAGCATATTAGGGGGTGAGTTTGCTGAAAACGCTCCAACTGGCCATATGACTCTAATTGACCCCAATGGCCATATTTGGCTAGGAAAAGCCGAACAAGGCTACGGATGGTTTGAACCAGTTAATCACTTTTATGATATGCTGGAAAAATCAAAGGAGAGTAAAATTAAGAAGCAGCGTAAAGAAATAGAGTCGGGTGTACGTTCTACAATCGAAACTGAGAGTAATCGATAA
- the LOC126771932 gene encoding dihydrolipoyllysine-residue acetyltransferase component of pyruvate dehydrogenase complex, mitochondrial isoform X2, translating to MLRTILVRNQILNDSLKKAIRSNVARCLSTELTRRKQPRKILELSEKGKSITSQWNIQMRYYSSLPTHSKVNLPALSPTMESGSIVSWEKKEGDKLNEGDLLCEIETDKATMGFETPEEGYLAKILIPAGTKGVPVGKLLCIIVENEADVAAFKDFKDDSAAAPPPAAAAPAAPAPAAPAAAAPRPAAAPASAPAVDQHSRIYASPMARRLAELKNLRLGGQGSGLYGSLKSGDLSAAPAALPAPPPPAPGATYTDIPLSGMRETIAKRLSAAKQNIPHYQLCATVNVEKLLEMRKEVNARLAAEKSDVKVSVNDFILKAVAAACKRVPTVNSHWMDTFIRQFSNVDVSVAVATPTGLITPIIFNADSRGIIDISTNMKELAGKAKDGRLQPQEYQGGTVTVSNLGMFGITMFNAIINPPQSLILACGGLQEIVIPDKNEPQGFRLAKFITFTASADHRVIDGAVGAQWMKVLKENIENPANIIL from the exons ATGCTGCGAACGATTTTAGTACGAAACCAAATTTTAAACGATAGCCTGAAAAAAGCTATTCGTAGTAATGTAGCCAGATGTTTGAGCACAGAGTTGACCAGAAGGAAACAACCAAGAAA AATTCTAGAGTTATCAGAAAAGGGTAAAAGCATAACTTCACAATGGAATATCCAAATGAGGTATTATTCAAGTCTTCCTACGCATTCAAAGGTGAATCTTCCCGCTCTTTCTCCTACTATGGAGAGTGGCTCCATTGTCAGCTGGGAAAAGAAAGAGGGTGATAAACTAAATGAAG gGGATCTCCTTTGTGAAATTGAAACTGATAAGGCAACGATGGGTTTTGAAACACCTGAAGAAGGTTATTTGGCTAAAATTCTGATACCTGCTGGTACTAAAGGTGTACCTGTGGGTAAATTACTCTGCATCATTGTTGAAAACGAGGCAGATGTTGCAGCATTCAAAGATTTTAAAGATGACT ccgCGGCAGCTCCACCACCTGCGGCGGCTGCCCCAGCAGCTCCTGCGCCCGCCGCACCTGCTGCAGCCGCGCCCAGACCTGCGGCCGCACCCGCATCCGCGCCCGCCGTGGACCAGCACAGTCGGATTTATGCCAGCCCTATGGCTAGACGACTGGCTGAACTTAAGAATCTTAGGCTTGGAG GGCAAGGCTCGGGGCTGTACGGGTCTCTAAAGAGTGGCGATCTCTCAGCCGCGCCGGCCGCGctgcccgcgccgccgccgcccgcgcccggcGCCACCTACACCGACATCCCGCTCAGCGGCATGCGCGAGACCATCGCCAAGCGCCTCTCCGCCGCCAAGCAGAACATTCCGCATTACCAGCTGTGTGCGACTGTCAATGTGGAGAAGCTGTTAGAAATGAGGAAGGAGGTCAACGCGAGGCTTGCTGCTGAGAAATCTGATGTAAAG GTATCCGTAAACGACTTTATCTTGAAAGCTGTGGCCGCGGCTTGCAAGCGAGTGCCAACCGTCAATTCCCACTGGATGGACACGTTTATAAGACA ATTCTCTAACGTTGACGTGAGTGTGGCGGTCGCAACACCGACGGGTTTGATAACACCGATCATATTTAATGCGGATTCGCGCGGCATCATAGACATTTCCACCAATATGAAAGAACTCGCAGGCAAGGCTAAGGATGGTCGCCTTCAGCCACAAGAGTACCAGGGAGGCACAGTGACCGTATCTAACCTGGGAATGTTTG GTATCACAATGTTCAACGCAATCATCAATCCCCCACAGTCACTAATTTTGGCTTGCGGTGGTCTGCAAGAGATTGTCATTCCTGACAAAAACGAGCCACAAGG cttCCGACTCGCTAAATTCATAACATTCACCGCTTCAGCGGATCACAGAGTTATTGATGGAGCGGTTGGTGCCCAATGGATGAAGGTCCTAAAGGAGAACATTGAGAATCCCGCCAACATCATACTGTAA
- the LOC126771932 gene encoding dihydrolipoyllysine-residue acetyltransferase component of pyruvate dehydrogenase complex, mitochondrial isoform X3, translated as MLRTILVRNQILNDSLKKAIRSNVARCLSTELTRRKQPRKILELSEKGKSITSQWNIQMRYYSSLPTHSKVNLPALSPTMESGSIVSWEKKEGDKLNEGDLLCEIETDKATMGFETPEEGYLAKILIPAGTKGVPVGKLLCIIVENEADVAAFKDFKDDSTGDSKPVPSKPKAAAAPPPAAAAPAAPAPAAPAAAAPRPAAAPASAPAVDQHSRIYASPMARRLAELKNLRLGAAPAALPAPPPPAPGATYTDIPLSGMRETIAKRLSAAKQNIPHYQLCATVNVEKLLEMRKEVNARLAAEKSDVKVSVNDFILKAVAAACKRVPTVNSHWMDTFIRQFSNVDVSVAVATPTGLITPIIFNADSRGIIDISTNMKELAGKAKDGRLQPQEYQGGTVTVSNLGMFGITMFNAIINPPQSLILACGGLQEIVIPDKNEPQGFRLAKFITFTASADHRVIDGAVGAQWMKVLKENIENPANIIL; from the exons ATGCTGCGAACGATTTTAGTACGAAACCAAATTTTAAACGATAGCCTGAAAAAAGCTATTCGTAGTAATGTAGCCAGATGTTTGAGCACAGAGTTGACCAGAAGGAAACAACCAAGAAA AATTCTAGAGTTATCAGAAAAGGGTAAAAGCATAACTTCACAATGGAATATCCAAATGAGGTATTATTCAAGTCTTCCTACGCATTCAAAGGTGAATCTTCCCGCTCTTTCTCCTACTATGGAGAGTGGCTCCATTGTCAGCTGGGAAAAGAAAGAGGGTGATAAACTAAATGAAG gGGATCTCCTTTGTGAAATTGAAACTGATAAGGCAACGATGGGTTTTGAAACACCTGAAGAAGGTTATTTGGCTAAAATTCTGATACCTGCTGGTACTAAAGGTGTACCTGTGGGTAAATTACTCTGCATCATTGTTGAAAACGAGGCAGATGTTGCAGCATTCAAAGATTTTAAAGATGACT CCACAGGGGATTCAAAACCAGTACCATCGAAACCAAAAG ccgCGGCAGCTCCACCACCTGCGGCGGCTGCCCCAGCAGCTCCTGCGCCCGCCGCACCTGCTGCAGCCGCGCCCAGACCTGCGGCCGCACCCGCATCCGCGCCCGCCGTGGACCAGCACAGTCGGATTTATGCCAGCCCTATGGCTAGACGACTGGCTGAACTTAAGAATCTTAGGCTTGGAG CCGCGCCGGCCGCGctgcccgcgccgccgccgcccgcgcccggcGCCACCTACACCGACATCCCGCTCAGCGGCATGCGCGAGACCATCGCCAAGCGCCTCTCCGCCGCCAAGCAGAACATTCCGCATTACCAGCTGTGTGCGACTGTCAATGTGGAGAAGCTGTTAGAAATGAGGAAGGAGGTCAACGCGAGGCTTGCTGCTGAGAAATCTGATGTAAAG GTATCCGTAAACGACTTTATCTTGAAAGCTGTGGCCGCGGCTTGCAAGCGAGTGCCAACCGTCAATTCCCACTGGATGGACACGTTTATAAGACA ATTCTCTAACGTTGACGTGAGTGTGGCGGTCGCAACACCGACGGGTTTGATAACACCGATCATATTTAATGCGGATTCGCGCGGCATCATAGACATTTCCACCAATATGAAAGAACTCGCAGGCAAGGCTAAGGATGGTCGCCTTCAGCCACAAGAGTACCAGGGAGGCACAGTGACCGTATCTAACCTGGGAATGTTTG GTATCACAATGTTCAACGCAATCATCAATCCCCCACAGTCACTAATTTTGGCTTGCGGTGGTCTGCAAGAGATTGTCATTCCTGACAAAAACGAGCCACAAGG cttCCGACTCGCTAAATTCATAACATTCACCGCTTCAGCGGATCACAGAGTTATTGATGGAGCGGTTGGTGCCCAATGGATGAAGGTCCTAAAGGAGAACATTGAGAATCCCGCCAACATCATACTGTAA
- the LOC126771932 gene encoding dihydrolipoyllysine-residue acetyltransferase component of pyruvate dehydrogenase complex, mitochondrial isoform X1, giving the protein MLRTILVRNQILNDSLKKAIRSNVARCLSTELTRRKQPRKILELSEKGKSITSQWNIQMRYYSSLPTHSKVNLPALSPTMESGSIVSWEKKEGDKLNEGDLLCEIETDKATMGFETPEEGYLAKILIPAGTKGVPVGKLLCIIVENEADVAAFKDFKDDSTGDSKPVPSKPKAAAAPPPAAAAPAAPAPAAPAAAAPRPAAAPASAPAVDQHSRIYASPMARRLAELKNLRLGGQGSGLYGSLKSGDLSAAPAALPAPPPPAPGATYTDIPLSGMRETIAKRLSAAKQNIPHYQLCATVNVEKLLEMRKEVNARLAAEKSDVKVSVNDFILKAVAAACKRVPTVNSHWMDTFIRQFSNVDVSVAVATPTGLITPIIFNADSRGIIDISTNMKELAGKAKDGRLQPQEYQGGTVTVSNLGMFGITMFNAIINPPQSLILACGGLQEIVIPDKNEPQGFRLAKFITFTASADHRVIDGAVGAQWMKVLKENIENPANIIL; this is encoded by the exons ATGCTGCGAACGATTTTAGTACGAAACCAAATTTTAAACGATAGCCTGAAAAAAGCTATTCGTAGTAATGTAGCCAGATGTTTGAGCACAGAGTTGACCAGAAGGAAACAACCAAGAAA AATTCTAGAGTTATCAGAAAAGGGTAAAAGCATAACTTCACAATGGAATATCCAAATGAGGTATTATTCAAGTCTTCCTACGCATTCAAAGGTGAATCTTCCCGCTCTTTCTCCTACTATGGAGAGTGGCTCCATTGTCAGCTGGGAAAAGAAAGAGGGTGATAAACTAAATGAAG gGGATCTCCTTTGTGAAATTGAAACTGATAAGGCAACGATGGGTTTTGAAACACCTGAAGAAGGTTATTTGGCTAAAATTCTGATACCTGCTGGTACTAAAGGTGTACCTGTGGGTAAATTACTCTGCATCATTGTTGAAAACGAGGCAGATGTTGCAGCATTCAAAGATTTTAAAGATGACT CCACAGGGGATTCAAAACCAGTACCATCGAAACCAAAAG ccgCGGCAGCTCCACCACCTGCGGCGGCTGCCCCAGCAGCTCCTGCGCCCGCCGCACCTGCTGCAGCCGCGCCCAGACCTGCGGCCGCACCCGCATCCGCGCCCGCCGTGGACCAGCACAGTCGGATTTATGCCAGCCCTATGGCTAGACGACTGGCTGAACTTAAGAATCTTAGGCTTGGAG GGCAAGGCTCGGGGCTGTACGGGTCTCTAAAGAGTGGCGATCTCTCAGCCGCGCCGGCCGCGctgcccgcgccgccgccgcccgcgcccggcGCCACCTACACCGACATCCCGCTCAGCGGCATGCGCGAGACCATCGCCAAGCGCCTCTCCGCCGCCAAGCAGAACATTCCGCATTACCAGCTGTGTGCGACTGTCAATGTGGAGAAGCTGTTAGAAATGAGGAAGGAGGTCAACGCGAGGCTTGCTGCTGAGAAATCTGATGTAAAG GTATCCGTAAACGACTTTATCTTGAAAGCTGTGGCCGCGGCTTGCAAGCGAGTGCCAACCGTCAATTCCCACTGGATGGACACGTTTATAAGACA ATTCTCTAACGTTGACGTGAGTGTGGCGGTCGCAACACCGACGGGTTTGATAACACCGATCATATTTAATGCGGATTCGCGCGGCATCATAGACATTTCCACCAATATGAAAGAACTCGCAGGCAAGGCTAAGGATGGTCGCCTTCAGCCACAAGAGTACCAGGGAGGCACAGTGACCGTATCTAACCTGGGAATGTTTG GTATCACAATGTTCAACGCAATCATCAATCCCCCACAGTCACTAATTTTGGCTTGCGGTGGTCTGCAAGAGATTGTCATTCCTGACAAAAACGAGCCACAAGG cttCCGACTCGCTAAATTCATAACATTCACCGCTTCAGCGGATCACAGAGTTATTGATGGAGCGGTTGGTGCCCAATGGATGAAGGTCCTAAAGGAGAACATTGAGAATCCCGCCAACATCATACTGTAA
- the LOC126771989 gene encoding 60S ribosomal protein L37a, translating into MAKRTKKVGITGKYGTRYGASLRKMVKKMEVTQHAKYTCSFCGKDAMKRSCVGIWSCKRCKRTVAGGAWVFSTTAASSCRSAVRRLREVK; encoded by the exons ATG gcAAAGCGTACAAAAAAGGTTGGAATTACTGGAAAATATGGCACACGTTACGGTGCTTCCTTGCGTAAAATGGTCAAAAAGATGGAAGTTACCCAGCACGCCAAATATACTTGCTCCTTCTGTGGAAAG GATGCCATGAAACGCAGCTGCGTGGGTATCTGGTCATGCAAGCGTTGTAAGAGAACTGTAGCTGGTGGAGCTTGGGTTTTCTCTACCACTGCTGCTTCATCATGCAGATCTGCAGTAAGAAGATTGCGCGAAGTGAAGTAA